The Actinomycetota bacterium DNA window GGAGTACTCGACGTGACGCTCGACGCGACGGGCAAGGCGCGCATCTTGATGGAGGCGCTGCCCTACATCAAGCGCTACCACGGCCGGACGGTCGTGGTGAAGTACGGCGGCGCGGCGATGGAGGATCCGGCGCTCCGCGCCTCATTCGCGAACGACATCGTTCTTATGCGCTACGTCGGGATGAATCCGGTCGTGGTCCACGGCGGCGGCCCGCAGATCTCAGCGCACATCAAGCGCCTCGGCGGCGAGCCGTCCTTCGTCGGCGGGTACCGCGTTACGACCGCCGCCGACCTCGAGGTCGTGCGGATGGTGCTCGTCGGGGTCATCAACAAGGACATCGTCTCGCTGATCAACCGGCACGGCACGCTCGCGGCGGGGCTTTCGGGCGAGGACGGGAACCTGATCTCGGTCCGTCGCAAGAAGCACCCGGCCGGCGATCTCGGTTTCGTCGGCGACGTCGAGCGGGTCAATCCCGGGATCCTGACCGACCTGCTGCGCGACTTCATCCCGGTGATCGCGTCGCTCGGCGTGGATCCCAAGGGCCAGCCCCACAACGTCAACGCCGACGAGGTCGCCGCGGCCGTCGCCGAGGCCCTCGGCGCCGACAAGCTCGTCTATCTCACGAACGTTGCCGGCATCCTCGGCTCGCAGGGCGAGCTGATCGGGCAGCTATCCGCCGATCGGGCCGCCGAGCTCAAGGCGACGGGGGCCGTCGGCGAGGGCATGATCCCGAAGATCGACTCTGCCCTGGACGCCATCAAGGGCGGGGTTCCACGCGTCACGATCCTCGACGGGCGCATGGAGCACGCGCTCCTGCTCGAGATCTTCACCGACTCGGGTGTCGGCACGATGGTGACGGCGTGAGAGGATGGCGGTCGTGACCTTCGAGCAGATCCGCGAGGCAGAGTCTCGCTACCACATGCGCGTCTACGGCCGGCAACCGGTCGCGTTCGCGCGGGGTGAGGGCGTGCGCCTCTGGGACGTGGACGGCCGCGAGTATCTCGACTTCGTGGCCGGGATCGCCGTGATGAGCGTGGGGCACTCTCACCCGAAGGTGGTCGAGGCGGTGCGTGAGCAGAGCGGCACGCTGACGCACGTCTCCAACCTCTACTTCACCGAGCCGCAGATCGCGCTCGCCGAACGCTTGCACGGGCTCCTGGGGTGGGGCCGGGTGTTCTTCGGCAACTCCGGCGCGGAGGCCAACGAGTGCGCGATGAAGCTCGCGCGACGCTGGCAGCGCGAGAACGGGCGGCCGGATCGCACCGGCGTCGTGGCGGCCCTCGGCTCGTTCCACGGCCGCACCGTCGCGACGCTGGCGACGACCGGGCAGCCGGCGAAACATGAGCCGTTCGCGCCGCTGCCGTCCGAGCTCGTGCATCACGTGCCGCTGAACGACGCCGAAGCGCTCGAGGCCGCTCTCAAAGACGACATCGGCGCGTTGCTGCTCGAGGTCGTGCAGGGCGAGGGCGGCATCGTTCCGGCGACACCCGAATATCTCAAGGCCGCGCGCGAGCTCTGCGACGAGCGGGGGATCCTGCTCCTTTTCGACGAGGTGCAGACCGGACTCGGACGCACCGGGCGCTGGTTCGGGTTCCAGCACTCCGGCGTCGTGCCCGACGTCGTGACGCTCGCGAAGGCGCTGGGCGGAGGCCTTCCGATCGGCGCGTGCGTGGCGCGGGAGGACGTCGCCGACGCGTTCCGTCCGGGCGACCATGCGACGACCTTCGGCGGCGGCCCGGTGCCGTGCGCGGCCGCGCTCGCAGTGCTCGACGTGATCGAGAGCGAGGGTCTGGTCTCCAACAGCGCGCGGATGGGGGAGCGACTCGCCTCCCGGTTGCGGGACAGGTTCGCCGACACGCCGGCGGTCGTCGACGTGCGAGGGGTAGGACTGCTCGTCGGCGTGCAACTGGCCGGTGAATGGTCCAAGGATGTGGTCGACGCCGCGCGGGACCGCGGCCTGCTGGTCAACAACGTCCGGCCCGACACCGTACGCATGTCCCCACCCCTGATCGTCTCCGAAGCCGACGTCGACCAGGCGGTCGACGTGCTCGCCGAGGCCATCTCGCAGGTGGCGCCGTGAGCGAGCGAGGGTCGGTCAAGGCGTGGGTCCTGGCGTTCGTGCTGAGCGCCGTACTCGGCCTGGGCGCGCTCATCGGGATAGGACGCCTGGTCGGCGCCAACAAGTTGCCGGGTGAGCCGCAAGCGAACCCGACCTCGCTGGAGGGTCGGACCCTGTACGTCGAAGCGAACTGCGCGGGATGCCACGGCATCGACGGCGCCGGAATCCGGGGCCCGTCGTTGGTCTCAGGAACGGGTGCGGGGCTGTCTCTGGAGGAGGTCATCGCCAGGGTGACCAACGGGAAGCGGCTCGCCGGTATGCCGAAGTTCGAGGGTTTCCTAAGCGAGCAACAGATCAAAGCCGTTTCGGAGTATGTCGTGAGCCTTCGAGGTGCACGGTGAGCCCGCCGCCGCTGATCCTCATCGTCGAAGACGACCCGACGGTTCAAGGCCTCCTCAAGGTC harbors:
- the argB gene encoding acetylglutamate kinase — protein: MEALPYIKRYHGRTVVVKYGGAAMEDPALRASFANDIVLMRYVGMNPVVVHGGGPQISAHIKRLGGEPSFVGGYRVTTAADLEVVRMVLVGVINKDIVSLINRHGTLAAGLSGEDGNLISVRRKKHPAGDLGFVGDVERVNPGILTDLLRDFIPVIASLGVDPKGQPHNVNADEVAAAVAEALGADKLVYLTNVAGILGSQGELIGQLSADRAAELKATGAVGEGMIPKIDSALDAIKGGVPRVTILDGRMEHALLLEIFTDSGVGTMVTA
- a CDS encoding acetylornithine transaminase yields the protein MTFEQIREAESRYHMRVYGRQPVAFARGEGVRLWDVDGREYLDFVAGIAVMSVGHSHPKVVEAVREQSGTLTHVSNLYFTEPQIALAERLHGLLGWGRVFFGNSGAEANECAMKLARRWQRENGRPDRTGVVAALGSFHGRTVATLATTGQPAKHEPFAPLPSELVHHVPLNDAEALEAALKDDIGALLLEVVQGEGGIVPATPEYLKAARELCDERGILLLFDEVQTGLGRTGRWFGFQHSGVVPDVVTLAKALGGGLPIGACVAREDVADAFRPGDHATTFGGGPVPCAAALAVLDVIESEGLVSNSARMGERLASRLRDRFADTPAVVDVRGVGLLVGVQLAGEWSKDVVDAARDRGLLVNNVRPDTVRMSPPLIVSEADVDQAVDVLAEAISQVAP
- a CDS encoding cytochrome c; the protein is MSERGSVKAWVLAFVLSAVLGLGALIGIGRLVGANKLPGEPQANPTSLEGRTLYVEANCAGCHGIDGAGIRGPSLVSGTGAGLSLEEVIARVTNGKRLAGMPKFEGFLSEQQIKAVSEYVVSLRGAR